Proteins from one Triticum aestivum cultivar Chinese Spring chromosome 7A, IWGSC CS RefSeq v2.1, whole genome shotgun sequence genomic window:
- the LOC123152499 gene encoding AT-hook motif nuclear-localized protein 18-like gives MDPVAAAAHGGGHHFGPPVGTFHPFHGHFPGQQQHPAFQHFQDHHHQLLGGMLAKQELVDESNTTINSGGSNNGNSGGEGEQHMGGGGGGGGGSAQQQQQHAGGGGGEEGQQQQQQALAVMRRPRGRPAGSKNKPKPPVIITRDSASALRAHVLEVAAGCDVVDCVAAFARRRQVGVCVLSGTGAVANVSVRQPGGAVATLAGCFDILSLSGSFLPPPAPPSATGLTVYVSGGQGQVVGGSVAGALVASGPVVIMAASFGNASYERLPLDDEEPSAAQGLAQAHSSPPPLPLPTHQLQQQHQPSSSLAQAPDHHLPHNLMNGLQQLPGDPYGWTTPGGSGGRVSPY, from the coding sequence ATGGATCCGGTGGCCGCGGCGGCGCACGGCGGGGGCCACCACTTCGGGCCGCCGGTGGGGACGTTCCACCCGTTCCACGGCCACTTCCCGGGCCAGCAGCAGCACCCGGCGTTCCAGCATTTCCAGGACCACCACCACCAGCTGCTCGGCGGGATGCTGGCCAAGCAGGAGCTCGTGGACGAGAGCAACACCACCATCAACAGCGGCGGCAGCAACAACGGCAACAGCGGCGGCGAGGGCGAGCAGcacatgggcggcggcggcggaggaggaggaggatccgcgcagcagcagcagcagcacgcgggcggcggaggaggcgaggaggggcagcagcagcagcagcaggcgctGGCGGTGATGCGGCGGCCCAGGGGCCGGCCCGCGGGGTCCAAGAACAAGCCCAAGCCGCCCGTCATCATCACGCGGGACAGCGCCAGCGCGCTGCGGGCGCACGTCCTCGAGGTCGCCGCCGGATGCGACGTCGTCGACTGCGTCGCCGCCTTCGCGCGCCGCCGCCAGGTCGGGGTCTGCGTGCTCAGCGGCACGGGCGCCGTCGCCAACGTCTCCGTCCGCCAGCCCGGCGGCGCCGTCGCCACGCTCGCCGGCTGCTTCGACATCCTCTCGCTCTCCGGCTCCTTCCTGCCCCCGCCAGCGCCTCCTTCCGCCACGGGGCTCACCGTGTACGTCTCCGGCGGCCAGGGCCAGGTCGTGGGCGGCTCGGTCGCCGGCGCGCTCGTGGCCTCCGGCCCGGTGGTCATCATGGCCGCCTCCTTTGGCAACGCCTCCTACGAGCGCCTCCCCCTCGACGACGAAGAGCCATCCGCAGCGCAGGGCCTCGCGCAGGCGCACTCCTCCCCACCGCCGCTGCCATTGCCGACAcaccagctccagcagcagcaccagCCGTCCTCGTCCCTGGCGCAGGCGCCCGACCACCACCTCCCCCACAACCTGATGAACGGCCTCCAGCAGCTCCCCGGCGACCCCTACGGCTGGACCAccccgggcggcagcggcggccgcgTCTCGCCCTACTGA